A window of Marispirochaeta aestuarii contains these coding sequences:
- a CDS encoding dihydrodipicolinate synthase family protein, translating into MDYASRLNGVFPPCATVFEAGTEEVAFDRIRGNLEKYNSTDIRGFMPLGTNGEFRSLTDEESVKVIRVYAKYRDPSKTILAGAGRESAKATIEIIKLYADLGVDFASLLPPHYFTSAMTDDALVRYYTSVADASPVPVLLYNIPKYAGGVVISTDLIRRVAEHPNIAGMKDTSSEPIVPYIDAVPRGSNFYILAGTINKFYEGLKHGAVGGVLSIADYLPEKCCELQRLHEAGKADEAASFDVWIRKLSSNAAGKYGVLGVKAAMDIMGYAGGAPRLPLAPLTDEQKAGLRAALEAEGMV; encoded by the coding sequence ATGGACTATGCAAGCAGACTGAACGGGGTATTCCCCCCCTGCGCCACGGTTTTCGAGGCCGGAACGGAAGAGGTAGCCTTCGACAGGATCAGAGGAAACCTGGAAAAGTACAACTCCACGGATATCCGCGGCTTCATGCCCCTGGGTACCAACGGGGAGTTCCGCAGTCTTACCGACGAGGAGTCGGTCAAGGTAATCCGGGTCTATGCAAAATACCGGGACCCCTCAAAGACGATCCTTGCCGGAGCGGGGAGGGAATCGGCGAAGGCGACAATCGAAATCATTAAACTCTATGCGGACCTGGGGGTTGATTTTGCATCCCTGCTGCCTCCCCACTACTTCACCTCCGCCATGACCGACGATGCCCTGGTTCGCTACTACACCAGCGTTGCGGATGCATCTCCTGTACCGGTACTGCTGTACAATATCCCCAAATACGCCGGGGGGGTGGTGATTTCTACGGATCTTATCCGCCGGGTGGCTGAGCATCCGAACATCGCTGGAATGAAGGATACCTCCAGCGAACCCATAGTACCCTATATCGATGCCGTTCCCAGGGGGTCGAACTTTTATATCCTGGCGGGTACCATAAACAAATTCTACGAAGGCCTCAAGCACGGGGCCGTTGGCGGGGTGCTCTCCATCGCCGACTATCTGCCGGAAAAGTGCTGCGAGCTGCAGCGGCTGCACGAAGCGGGAAAAGCTGACGAGGCTGCATCCTTCGATGTATGGATCAGAAAGCTGAGCTCAAATGCCGCGGGAAAATACGGAGTCCTGGGAGTAAAGGCCGCTATGGATATCATGGGCTATGCAGGGGGAGCTCCCCGGCTGCCCCTCGCTCCCCTCACGGATGAGCAGAAGGCCGGTCTCAGGGCGGCTCTGGAAGCCGAAGGGATGGTCTGA
- a CDS encoding transketolase family protein, whose product MKTVSWNRTFTEAKDPRKTFGEALTDAGSAIPEIIALSTDSSSGSGMGPFAKKFPERHYEFGIMEQGAIGYAAGLASTGLIPFYAAIAPFVTARPYEMFRNDLGYMQQNVKVVGRCAGLTYSHLGPTHHSLDDIAIIRTIPGVTILNPGDPVSIHKAVQAAAEFKGPAYIRIGSPPMPGIYNGDVPFEAGKGNVLMDGTDVTIIATGTMLANAVKAAMSLESEGVSVCLIDMHTVKPLDTELVLEAAERTGRIVTVEEHYVTGGLGSAVAELCSANRPTPVHMIGVKDQYASNGPYEELLGLYGLQAGQIADTVRNILK is encoded by the coding sequence ATGAAAACGGTAAGCTGGAACAGAACATTCACCGAAGCAAAGGATCCCCGCAAGACCTTCGGGGAAGCCCTGACTGACGCGGGAAGCGCTATACCCGAAATAATAGCCCTCTCCACCGACAGCTCCTCAGGTTCCGGAATGGGCCCCTTCGCCAAAAAGTTCCCGGAGCGGCATTACGAGTTCGGCATCATGGAGCAGGGGGCCATAGGGTATGCCGCGGGGCTTGCATCCACGGGCCTGATCCCTTTTTACGCTGCCATCGCCCCCTTTGTAACCGCCCGGCCCTACGAGATGTTCCGCAACGACCTGGGTTATATGCAGCAGAATGTCAAGGTTGTGGGACGCTGCGCAGGTCTCACCTACTCCCACCTGGGTCCGACTCACCATTCCCTGGATGATATCGCCATTATCCGGACCATCCCCGGTGTAACGATCCTGAATCCCGGCGACCCGGTAAGCATTCACAAGGCCGTACAGGCGGCGGCCGAGTTCAAGGGACCGGCCTATATCCGCATAGGAAGTCCACCCATGCCCGGCATCTATAATGGCGATGTTCCCTTCGAGGCGGGCAAGGGTAACGTCCTTATGGACGGGACGGATGTAACGATCATAGCCACCGGTACCATGCTCGCCAATGCCGTCAAGGCCGCCATGAGCCTGGAATCCGAAGGGGTCAGCGTCTGCCTGATCGACATGCACACGGTAAAGCCCCTGGATACGGAGCTTGTACTGGAGGCGGCTGAACGTACCGGACGCATCGTCACCGTGGAAGAACACTATGTGACCGGCGGTCTCGGAAGTGCCGTGGCTGAGCTCTGCTCCGCAAATCGGCCAACCCCGGTCCACATGATCGGCGTCAAGGACCAGTACGCCAGCAACGGACCCTACGAGGAGCTCCTGGGACTCTACGGCCTGCAGGCCGGACAGATCGCCGACACGGTCAGAAATATCTTGAAATAA
- a CDS encoding SDR family NAD(P)-dependent oxidoreductase, translating to MAGKTVLVTGAGANIGRAIAELFARQGARVAITTRSNAGGGEAAAEAVRRQGGEALFFAADLTDENQVDQLFRRVEQSFGPVEVLINNAGAALPTPFLDSEVSQWRNVFEINFFTALNCSRRAAPGMIDKGKGSIINTVSVRGFDHTGREGIMAYSAAKAALINFTKTLAKELAPGICVNAVSPGFVLTSAYDTAPEEVKKGFIESTMIKRWIQPEELAEAYLYLAGQSAATGTVLGVDGGFLLKQA from the coding sequence GTGGCAGGCAAAACCGTCCTTGTAACCGGGGCGGGAGCCAATATCGGCCGGGCGATAGCTGAACTTTTCGCCCGGCAGGGGGCCCGGGTGGCCATAACCACCCGATCCAATGCCGGGGGAGGAGAAGCCGCCGCGGAGGCTGTTCGCCGACAGGGCGGAGAAGCCCTCTTTTTCGCTGCCGACCTGACCGACGAAAACCAGGTTGACCAGCTTTTCCGCCGCGTGGAACAGAGCTTCGGTCCCGTGGAGGTGCTTATCAACAACGCCGGCGCGGCCCTTCCCACCCCCTTTCTCGACTCCGAAGTCAGCCAGTGGCGGAATGTTTTCGAGATCAACTTTTTTACCGCCCTGAACTGCTCCCGCCGGGCAGCCCCTGGAATGATCGACAAAGGCAAAGGGTCAATAATCAATACCGTCTCGGTCCGGGGTTTCGACCATACCGGCCGGGAGGGGATTATGGCCTACTCCGCGGCCAAGGCTGCCCTGATCAATTTTACCAAGACCCTGGCCAAAGAGCTTGCACCTGGGATCTGCGTAAATGCGGTATCCCCCGGTTTTGTCCTTACCTCCGCTTACGACACGGCGCCGGAGGAGGTAAAGAAGGGCTTTATCGAATCCACAATGATCAAACGCTGGATACAGCCGGAGGAACTGGCGGAAGCATACCTCTACCTTGCCGGTCAATCTGCAGCAACCGGGACAGTCCTCGGTGTCGACGGCGGCTTTCTGCTCAAACAGGCCTGA
- a CDS encoding GntR family transcriptional regulator: MMINKDPIYQQLNRLLRQKISGDEYQVGDKFLTERMICEEYDVSRATANKSLSSLVSEGLLEFRKGVGTFIRSKPSVGKLLKLTSFTENARHAGYEAKSVVLRFERLKAKNIEAAISEKLQVGPEEDIYRIERLRKANDVPMILEHRYIVADYCPDLFEQSLKDSLYRLFTDKYDLNITGTDETISAVTITREEAELLEIEEGKAGFLVTSVGYIDEHIPLWWERTIHKPDAFEYRCQVRPNQAQQELKGHLIL; the protein is encoded by the coding sequence ATGATGATTAACAAGGATCCAATCTATCAGCAGCTGAACAGGCTGCTGCGTCAGAAAATCTCCGGCGATGAGTATCAGGTGGGAGATAAATTTCTCACCGAACGGATGATCTGTGAGGAGTACGATGTGAGTCGGGCCACGGCGAACAAGTCTCTCTCCAGTCTGGTCTCTGAGGGACTTCTGGAATTCCGCAAGGGTGTGGGGACCTTTATCCGCTCGAAACCTTCGGTGGGGAAGCTGCTGAAACTGACCAGTTTTACCGAGAACGCCAGACATGCCGGCTACGAGGCGAAATCGGTGGTACTCCGCTTTGAGCGCCTGAAGGCAAAGAATATCGAAGCTGCCATTTCCGAAAAACTGCAGGTAGGGCCAGAGGAGGACATCTATCGTATTGAACGGCTCCGCAAGGCCAATGACGTTCCCATGATTCTGGAACACCGCTATATTGTGGCGGATTACTGTCCGGACCTCTTTGAGCAGAGCCTGAAGGATTCCCTCTACCGCCTGTTCACCGACAAGTATGATCTGAACATTACCGGAACGGACGAGACGATTTCCGCCGTAACCATTACCAGAGAAGAGGCTGAACTCCTGGAGATTGAGGAGGGAAAAGCGGGCTTTCTGGTGACTTCCGTCGGCTATATCGACGAGCATATCCCCCTCTGGTGGGAACGGACCATCCATAAGCCCGATGCCTTTGAGTACCGCTGCCAGGTGCGGCCGAACCAGGCTCAGCAGGAGCTTAAAGGACATCTGATACTGTAA
- a CDS encoding FGGY-family carbohydrate kinase: MNILGVDIGTTSMKMGVFTTDKDGNLEQVREYSESYPVNVYNNGTFGDIEQEKWEKAFRNGCRQMADLMGGIDAVSLSGTTPGLSAMDADGKATYPAILMLDQRSRKQAADIIRTVGLQKILDETSNMPVAGGCSLASILWIKENEPEAYEKSVCFGHSNTYIAKWLTGSFAIDPSSASLSALYNTVRNDLTWNKEIASAFGLSVDRLPKVIHSYDSAGNVKADLAAELGMTKKPPVIIGGNDAVLAAYDAGVNEPGQMINVNGTCEISLVCLPKCYPSTEYNIRAHVLPDRWLTLYVMNAGGKAFEWFQQLFCSEMTPDQFWSDFMPVAMEKWLTRESNVRYTPYLMGSRYSLEPLKAEFTGMNQESDREELLAAMVRGLCEYQREHLKEISLEIPISKEIFVTGGAVNDILIEAKKQWMRDSSYVYRDQSSLRGAALLARKHLEGEL, translated from the coding sequence ATGAACATTCTTGGAGTCGACATCGGTACCACCTCGATGAAAATGGGGGTTTTTACCACCGATAAGGACGGAAATCTTGAACAGGTGCGGGAGTATTCGGAATCCTATCCCGTAAATGTCTACAACAACGGTACCTTCGGGGATATCGAGCAGGAAAAATGGGAGAAGGCCTTCCGCAACGGCTGCCGGCAAATGGCGGACCTGATGGGGGGAATCGACGCGGTATCCCTTTCCGGTACGACCCCGGGCTTAAGCGCCATGGACGCCGATGGAAAAGCGACCTATCCGGCCATCCTGATGCTGGACCAGAGATCCCGCAAGCAGGCCGCCGATATCATCCGGACCGTTGGTCTTCAGAAAATTCTGGATGAAACCTCCAATATGCCGGTCGCCGGAGGCTGTTCCCTGGCGAGTATCCTGTGGATCAAGGAAAACGAACCGGAGGCCTACGAAAAGTCCGTATGCTTCGGCCATTCCAACACCTACATAGCAAAATGGCTCACCGGCTCCTTCGCCATCGATCCCTCCTCCGCCTCCCTGAGCGCCCTGTACAATACAGTACGGAACGATCTTACCTGGAACAAGGAGATCGCCTCGGCCTTCGGGTTGTCCGTCGACCGCCTGCCGAAGGTTATTCACTCCTATGACAGCGCAGGAAACGTCAAGGCGGACCTTGCAGCGGAACTGGGTATGACCAAAAAGCCCCCGGTAATAATCGGCGGAAACGACGCGGTACTGGCGGCCTACGACGCCGGGGTAAACGAACCGGGTCAGATGATCAATGTCAACGGTACCTGCGAGATCAGCCTTGTCTGTCTGCCCAAATGTTACCCCTCCACGGAATACAATATACGGGCCCATGTGCTTCCCGACCGCTGGCTTACCCTCTACGTCATGAACGCAGGAGGCAAGGCTTTTGAGTGGTTCCAGCAGCTCTTCTGCTCCGAGATGACCCCCGACCAGTTCTGGTCGGACTTTATGCCCGTCGCCATGGAGAAATGGCTGACCCGGGAGAGCAATGTACGCTACACCCCCTATCTGATGGGATCCCGTTACTCCCTGGAACCCCTGAAAGCCGAGTTTACCGGCATGAACCAGGAATCCGACCGGGAAGAACTCCTTGCAGCCATGGTCCGGGGTCTCTGCGAATATCAGCGGGAGCACCTCAAGGAGATCTCCCTGGAGATCCCCATTTCAAAGGAGATCTTCGTAACCGGCGGTGCGGTTAACGACATTCTGATTGAAGCAAAAAAACAGTGGATGCGGGACAGCAGCTACGTCTATCGTGACCAGTCCTCCCTTCGCGGAGCGGCCCTTCTGGCCCGCAAGCACCTCGAAGGTGAACTGTGA
- a CDS encoding sialic acid TRAP transporter substrate-binding protein SiaP, which yields MRKLLLVLLVVMLAMGTIVAEGQKETGGKAAPVTLKFAHVYETSEAFHEYALWAADEIAKRTDGRYKIEVFPASSLGKESDIVEGLSLGTVDIVYAGGGFLAGTYGPLGMTKAAFMFKDFDHWKNFADSDFFNELADGYADASGGHQALAVTYYGARCVTSNKPINTPADMKNLKIRVPNAPVYLLFTEAVGANAAPIAFAEVYLALQQGVVDAQENPLPTIKAKKFYEVQDYINMTKHMTNNLFTIVGSMTWNKLSDADKEIFEDVLKEAAAKASNAIDQAEKDLIPWFEEQGVTVNQNVDRAAFIKTVAPYLTSGDKMTWTVEQYNKMQALAD from the coding sequence ATGAGAAAGCTTTTACTTGTATTGCTCGTCGTTATGTTGGCGATGGGCACAATTGTTGCGGAAGGTCAAAAGGAGACCGGCGGCAAAGCAGCACCAGTTACTCTGAAATTCGCCCACGTGTACGAAACCAGCGAAGCATTCCATGAATACGCCCTGTGGGCAGCCGACGAGATCGCAAAGCGTACTGACGGACGTTACAAGATCGAAGTATTCCCCGCTTCCTCTCTTGGTAAGGAATCGGACATCGTTGAAGGCTTGAGCCTCGGTACCGTGGACATCGTATACGCCGGCGGCGGTTTTCTTGCCGGTACCTACGGACCTCTCGGAATGACCAAAGCCGCTTTCATGTTCAAGGATTTCGACCACTGGAAGAACTTTGCCGACAGCGACTTCTTTAACGAGCTTGCAGACGGCTACGCGGACGCTTCCGGCGGCCACCAGGCCCTGGCGGTAACCTACTACGGCGCCCGCTGTGTTACCTCGAACAAACCCATCAATACCCCCGCGGATATGAAGAACCTGAAGATCCGGGTTCCCAATGCCCCGGTCTACCTGCTCTTTACCGAAGCTGTCGGCGCCAATGCGGCTCCAATCGCTTTTGCCGAGGTTTACCTGGCACTGCAGCAGGGTGTTGTCGATGCCCAGGAGAACCCCCTTCCCACCATCAAGGCGAAGAAGTTCTACGAGGTCCAGGACTACATCAACATGACCAAGCACATGACAAACAACCTCTTCACCATTGTCGGCTCCATGACCTGGAACAAGCTCAGCGATGCCGACAAAGAGATCTTTGAGGATGTCCTGAAAGAAGCTGCAGCCAAGGCTTCAAACGCCATAGACCAGGCCGAAAAAGACCTGATCCCCTGGTTCGAAGAGCAGGGTGTAACCGTCAACCAGAATGTTGACCGGGCAGCCTTTATCAAGACTGTTGCTCCTTACCTGACCAGCGGCGACAAGATGACCTGGACTGTTGAACAGTACAACAAGATGCAGGCCCTGGCGGATTAA
- a CDS encoding transaldolase family protein, with protein sequence MDQFNLGRTVPMTPHLSANLRSLVGSSKDIQGASLIDDDADYLQHVLDIPISWDSYSRIRPVVRRIGVTGNYKQVLDTFPTPANETPPGFRIDFNLEAEGILRVDLVRDISYDKNSQKRATNFLFSADSANPYEVAAIKSQLANLTCNPGIIYDLFINNPKANVGNKYKDRDEVMLALGEILGPGCDISVEVNNPFDDVEKILDEAEHFREMLSPYRVVIKIPHTGPINAENVDQLLQGDKLFSGRFDQGSTEDMLRGHNLAMILREKGFKINFTLMFEAQQTAMALQAKPYFINSFVRHRLAQSQEMKRLLDFFDLTEDVSYIEKLRSFMIAKDYLSPADKDMNLIEVMKMARRILQQRGVHGEGHIDGLDGVRHNLRMLRQVNLPETRLIICSMEGDYNYPDIDRLLADPEFADMMDRVVVTAEPEYLARFTSANQVVSYQRRFMNAASGAK encoded by the coding sequence ATGGATCAGTTCAATCTGGGTCGTACCGTACCCATGACACCGCACCTTTCCGCCAATCTTCGTTCCCTCGTCGGATCGTCAAAGGATATCCAGGGGGCGAGCCTCATAGATGACGATGCAGACTACCTGCAGCACGTGCTGGATATTCCCATATCCTGGGACAGCTACTCCCGAATCCGGCCCGTGGTACGCAGGATCGGGGTTACAGGAAACTACAAGCAGGTTCTGGACACCTTTCCCACCCCTGCCAATGAGACACCCCCGGGATTCCGGATTGATTTCAACCTGGAAGCCGAGGGTATTCTGCGGGTGGATCTTGTCAGGGATATCAGCTACGACAAAAACAGCCAGAAGCGGGCCACAAATTTTCTTTTTTCCGCCGACAGCGCCAATCCCTACGAGGTCGCGGCCATAAAAAGCCAGCTGGCAAATCTTACCTGCAATCCCGGAATAATCTACGACCTCTTCATCAACAATCCCAAGGCGAATGTGGGCAACAAGTACAAAGACCGGGACGAGGTCATGCTTGCCCTGGGGGAGATCCTGGGACCGGGCTGCGACATAAGCGTGGAGGTCAACAACCCCTTCGACGATGTAGAGAAGATCCTGGACGAAGCGGAACACTTCCGGGAGATGCTTTCTCCCTACCGGGTCGTCATAAAAATTCCCCACACCGGACCGATCAACGCGGAAAATGTCGATCAGCTCCTTCAGGGAGACAAACTCTTCAGCGGGCGTTTTGACCAGGGAAGCACCGAGGACATGCTCCGGGGCCATAACCTGGCGATGATTCTGCGGGAAAAGGGCTTCAAGATCAATTTTACCCTCATGTTCGAAGCTCAGCAGACCGCAATGGCTCTGCAGGCAAAGCCTTACTTTATCAACAGCTTTGTCCGTCACCGGCTGGCCCAGAGCCAGGAGATGAAACGCCTCCTGGACTTCTTTGATCTTACCGAAGATGTTTCGTATATTGAGAAACTGCGGAGTTTCATGATCGCGAAGGACTACCTGAGCCCCGCCGACAAGGATATGAACCTGATCGAGGTCATGAAGATGGCCAGGCGAATTCTTCAGCAGCGGGGTGTCCATGGAGAGGGACATATTGACGGCCTTGATGGTGTACGTCATAATTTACGTATGCTCCGGCAGGTAAACCTTCCGGAAACCAGGCTGATAATCTGCAGCATGGAGGGGGATTACAACTATCCCGATATCGACCGGCTTCTGGCTGATCCGGAATTTGCCGACATGATGGACAGAGTGGTGGTAACCGCCGAACCTGAATATCTGGCCCGTTTTACCAGTGCCAACCAGGTGGTTTCCTACCAGCGTCGCTTCATGAACGCTGCCAGCGGAGCAAAATAA
- a CDS encoding RpiB/LacA/LacB family sugar-phosphate isomerase, which yields MSKRVAIGCDPNASDLKDYIKSCLDEWGYEYTDMGSEDPIYANVAFKVGEAVARGEYDRGILLCGTGIGVSIAANKVPGIYAALCTDVYSAERAVKSNNANVMTMGAQTIGPIIARDMVKTYLEADWEPGTRSEPKVQAYVDYAKKHEA from the coding sequence ATGAGTAAACGAGTAGCCATAGGATGCGACCCAAACGCCAGCGATCTCAAGGATTACATTAAATCCTGTCTGGATGAATGGGGCTATGAGTACACCGACATGGGCAGCGAAGATCCCATCTATGCCAATGTCGCTTTTAAAGTCGGCGAAGCCGTGGCACGGGGAGAATACGACCGGGGAATACTGCTGTGCGGTACCGGTATCGGCGTAAGCATCGCCGCCAACAAGGTGCCCGGGATCTACGCGGCCCTCTGTACCGACGTCTATTCCGCTGAACGGGCGGTAAAGAGCAACAACGCCAATGTCATGACCATGGGCGCCCAGACCATCGGTCCGATAATCGCCAGGGATATGGTAAAAACCTATCTTGAGGCGGATTGGGAGCCCGGAACCAGGTCCGAACCCAAGGTCCAGGCCTACGTTGATTACGCAAAAAAGCACGAGGCCTAG
- a CDS encoding TRAP transporter small permease translates to MSTGDTQPPKSGDNDKNQMMDKEYDFHFKDYAIEDYLVLIVFWFLAAVVFAQFFTRYFLNSSIAWTEEVARYLLIATGFMGSVMAVRKRGHIYVEVFYRFLPAKVGRVMSTMVDIIKIIFFGIGMYLSFRIMPIMARQRMTALPYPMSYIYIPVLVGFVIMTIRSVQVAWEHWKSGYIPVINDSDHPLPEEIE, encoded by the coding sequence ATGTCCACGGGAGATACCCAACCCCCAAAAAGCGGCGACAACGATAAAAACCAGATGATGGACAAGGAGTACGACTTTCACTTCAAGGATTACGCCATAGAGGATTACCTTGTACTGATTGTCTTCTGGTTCCTTGCCGCGGTAGTCTTTGCCCAGTTCTTCACCCGCTATTTTTTAAACTCATCCATCGCCTGGACGGAGGAAGTAGCCCGCTATCTTCTTATCGCCACCGGATTTATGGGCTCGGTAATGGCCGTGCGTAAGCGGGGCCACATTTATGTTGAGGTTTTCTACCGCTTTCTGCCCGCCAAGGTAGGAAGGGTAATGTCCACCATGGTGGACATCATCAAGATTATCTTTTTCGGTATCGGTATGTACCTGTCTTTCCGCATCATGCCCATTATGGCGCGTCAGCGAATGACCGCTTTGCCCTATCCCATGAGTTACATCTACATCCCGGTTCTGGTCGGCTTCGTCATCATGACCATCCGCAGTGTTCAGGTGGCCTGGGAACACTGGAAGAGCGGTTATATCCCGGTCATTAATGACTCGGACCATCCATTACCGGAAGAGATCGAGTAG
- a CDS encoding transketolase: MSLSAQEKWELEEKALSLREKVLRMIKASGSGHLGGALSATEILTALYFRIMRVDPQRPDWPERDRFVLSAGHKCLILYAALAEKGFLPESYLDTYGDLKSPLPGHPSMEKQPGVEANTGALGHGLSIAGGMAMGLRAQEKKNRVFVLMGDGEQAEGSNWEAAAAASYHKLDNLLAFVDRNGLQIGGKTTEVMSYEPLEDRWSAFGWSVKTIDGNNIEQVVEAIESAPFEAGKPSVIIADTVKSKGLSFAEGDAAYHYWKAGADEMKTADADLKKAREILENARKGLK; the protein is encoded by the coding sequence ATGAGTCTAAGCGCACAGGAAAAATGGGAACTGGAAGAGAAGGCCCTGTCCCTGCGGGAGAAAGTCCTCAGAATGATCAAGGCCTCCGGTTCCGGTCACCTGGGAGGAGCCCTTTCTGCAACCGAGATACTTACGGCCCTCTACTTTCGTATTATGAGGGTGGATCCCCAACGGCCCGACTGGCCCGAGAGGGACCGTTTCGTCCTCTCCGCGGGACACAAATGTCTTATCCTCTATGCAGCCCTGGCGGAGAAGGGTTTTCTGCCGGAAAGCTATCTGGATACCTACGGAGACCTTAAGTCCCCCCTGCCGGGCCACCCCAGCATGGAAAAACAGCCGGGAGTAGAGGCCAATACCGGAGCCCTGGGACACGGACTCTCCATAGCCGGCGGCATGGCCATGGGTCTGCGGGCCCAGGAGAAAAAGAACCGGGTTTTCGTACTCATGGGGGACGGAGAACAGGCGGAGGGCTCCAACTGGGAGGCCGCAGCGGCAGCCTCCTACCACAAACTGGACAATCTGCTGGCCTTTGTCGACCGCAACGGACTCCAGATCGGCGGGAAGACAACCGAAGTAATGAGTTACGAACCTCTGGAAGATCGCTGGTCCGCCTTCGGCTGGAGCGTTAAAACCATCGACGGCAACAATATCGAACAGGTGGTGGAAGCCATCGAATCGGCACCTTTCGAGGCGGGAAAACCCTCGGTAATCATCGCCGATACGGTCAAATCCAAGGGACTCTCTTTCGCCGAAGGAGACGCGGCCTACCACTACTGGAAGGCCGGTGCCGATGAAATGAAAACCGCTGACGCTGACCTGAAAAAGGCTCGCGAAATTCTGGAAAACGCACGGAAGGGGTTGAAATGA
- a CDS encoding TRAP transporter large permease: MIAVLFISMLILIVIGAPIAIALGGSSMIWVYLTNAVPDFAILHRMVMGVDSFPLLAVPFFILAGSLMNAAGLTNQIFDFAKACVGWLPGGLGHVNVGASIIFAGMSGAAVADAGGLGTIEIKAMDDAGYDRDFSVAVTAASSTIGPIIPPSLPMVIYGVMASTSIGALFIAGFIPGLLMGLALSILVYYFAKKRHYPKDSSFSLKRLGQTFIKGLPALFSPVIIIGGIATGVFTPTEAAIAAVAYSLILGFVYRTMTVKKFMAVSMETIESTAVILLIVAGASIFAWILTANRVTENFASALLAFSQNKFVVLMLINIILFVVGFFMETLAAITILTPVLLPTVVALGVDPIHFGVIMVLNLMIGLLTPPVGMVLYVLSRVAKVPFERCASATLPFLIPLVTVLLLVTFVEPIAMWLPRLIFQ, from the coding sequence ATGATTGCTGTACTGTTTATTTCAATGCTTATCCTGATTGTTATCGGAGCCCCCATTGCCATAGCCCTGGGCGGATCCTCCATGATATGGGTGTACCTGACCAATGCGGTTCCTGATTTCGCCATCCTTCACCGCATGGTAATGGGTGTCGACAGCTTCCCCCTGCTGGCAGTGCCCTTCTTTATTCTCGCAGGAAGCCTGATGAACGCCGCGGGGCTTACAAACCAGATCTTCGACTTTGCCAAGGCCTGCGTCGGCTGGCTTCCCGGTGGGCTGGGCCACGTCAATGTCGGCGCGAGCATAATATTTGCCGGTATGTCCGGTGCCGCGGTAGCCGATGCCGGAGGGCTGGGAACCATCGAGATCAAGGCCATGGACGATGCAGGCTACGACCGGGACTTCTCGGTGGCTGTAACCGCCGCCTCCTCGACGATAGGTCCCATAATCCCGCCGAGCCTGCCCATGGTTATCTACGGAGTCATGGCATCAACCTCAATCGGTGCACTCTTTATTGCTGGTTTTATTCCCGGTCTCCTGATGGGGCTCGCCCTCTCCATTCTGGTCTACTACTTCGCGAAGAAAAGACATTACCCGAAGGATTCATCCTTCTCGCTGAAACGCCTGGGTCAAACCTTTATCAAGGGACTGCCGGCGCTTTTCTCTCCGGTCATTATTATAGGCGGCATCGCCACCGGGGTATTTACCCCCACCGAAGCTGCCATTGCAGCGGTGGCCTACTCCCTGATTCTGGGCTTTGTCTACCGCACCATGACGGTAAAGAAGTTCATGGCCGTCAGCATGGAGACCATCGAATCCACGGCGGTTATTCTGCTGATAGTGGCAGGGGCATCCATCTTTGCCTGGATCCTTACGGCCAACCGGGTAACGGAGAACTTCGCATCCGCCCTGCTCGCCTTCTCCCAGAACAAGTTTGTAGTGTTGATGCTTATAAACATCATTCTCTTTGTGGTGGGATTCTTTATGGAGACCCTGGCGGCCATTACCATCCTCACCCCCGTACTGCTGCCCACGGTCGTTGCACTGGGAGTCGATCCGATCCACTTTGGGGTAATCATGGTCCTGAACCTGATGATCGGTCTTCTGACCCCTCCGGTCGGAATGGTACTGTACGTATTGTCCCGAGTGGCGAAGGTGCCCTTTGAACGCTGTGCCTCAGCTACGCTGCCTTTTCTGATTCCCCTGGTTACAGTCCTGCTGCTGGTTACCTTTGTGGAACCCATCGCCATGTGGCTGCCCAGGCTTATCTTTCAGTAA